The sequence below is a genomic window from Bactrocera neohumeralis isolate Rockhampton chromosome 4, APGP_CSIRO_Bneo_wtdbg2-racon-allhic-juicebox.fasta_v2, whole genome shotgun sequence.
ATAACTGAAACTGTGAGACTAGTTCGTGtttatacagacagatggacagacacaTGATTAATTCGACTCGACTTGTCAAACTGACCATTTCCATTTACACTTTATAGGTCGACGTTTCCATTTCGGTGTTACAAACATTGTGGTGAACTTAATTACACCTTTTTCAAGGAATACAAATGTGTTTAGCAGAAGATGAGAGTAACTTTTATCCAACTTATCATATTATAGATTGACATTATTATCCATTAGAGTAAACAGCAAAGAGAGAACATTAGAACAGGCTTtcattttttgatacatatttaCCATATGTTTCAATCACccaaaatttcgttaagatttTGCATTGAAGTTAAGTTCTATTATCGTTTTCGGGAAATCAGAATAGACAATTTCCTTTTATTACAATAatgttttatttagttttccaaATATAGGTATTATGTTACAATagatacaaaatatatattcctTGTCATGCACCTTTACCATTTCCACCGTCTAGTGTACaacaatttaaatgaaattaagtttGGATTAaagatatgtaaaattaataggACTCAACTAGGGTACAGCTTTTAACCAATAAATCCTCCACCGACACCAAAACCTTTCACCGAGTAGCTCGAACGGAACTTGCCGATGCCGAAACCACCAAATCCAACGGGCGAATAACCACCATAACCATATCCAGTAGCATAAGTGGGGTAAGTGGAAATAGTGGACACTACCGGTACGCTGGACACTACGGGCACGCTGGCGACCACGGGTACAGTTTGGATCGAGGAAACCGAATAAGCAGGAGAGATTATTTCGCCGCCCGTAAAACCGCCCACAAATCCACCGCCAATGCCGCCAATACCGATATGACGCACGAATCTTTCATGTTCAGGCACGGCTACATACACCTCCTCGCCCATCCATTGTGGACTCACTTCCACGAACTCCTCAGTTTTTTCTTCGACTGGCGCATCCGTTGCAGGTGAGTCAGTGCTTGCCTCCTCCACATCTATCGATTCCGTCACCGGCTCCGGTGTCACTTCAACTGACTCGTCTTGTATTGGTTTAGCGCTTGTTTGCAAAGCACAGAACGCAATCAAGGCGCAGATCACCGCGAATTTATGCATATTGCGGCGAATACTGAATGTCTGATGATTTGGTATTATTCgcaaatttgaataattttgtcaCACTTTGTCGCTGAATTCACACAAACTTCTCCAATAACAATTTTCGGCTATTACTTCACTAACGGTGCGTTACTGGTCACTTTTGTAAGCCAACTGGCAAATCGTCTCGGAATGCGATAAAAAGTGGTGCGTTTATATTTCGTCTATGCAAACAACTTGAAAACACTGCTGACTTTTTATGAACTCGCTATTGAATTTGAGCTTGTGCTAAACATAATCACAATGCACACCACCATTTACAAAATCAATTTGCACCTTACCACAAGCATAGGAGCTTGTATGTTGTTCAACTTATTTTCGGCAATTTTTTGGCATACCACAGTGGAGTAAGGCTGTGCAAAAATAGGTCAAAAGTAAGTAAAGTAGAAGAGACTTTGATATcttgtgtttaaaaaaattaacaaacattCGCAAAGGCTTTAATTAATCTTAACGATATGACAGCGAAGCTTTAAAATAACTTTGGACCGAAAAGGTTTAATaagttttatgtttatattaaataattttcaataacaaCTTCTTTACtggagtagacaccgcttgcacggttacagccgagttaacaacagcgcgccgaacacttcttcttttcgctatttggtgccaattcgagataccaagtgcagccaggttcgtctccacctgatctctcgaCCGGAGTGGAGggtttcctcttcctctgcatccaccggcgggtactgaatagAAAATCTTTAAGAGGGAGTGTtgtcttccatccggacaacatgacctagccagcgcagccgctgtctcttgattcgctgaactatatcaatgtcgccgtatatctcgtacggcttatcgttccatcgaaccaTAAAccttctctcgaacactcctaaagcagactcatcagatgatgtcattgtccatgttCCGCATAttgtttggtctttgttcgtcgaaagaggactttagtTTTTAATTGCCTACTAAGCCCGAAGTAGCACATGTTGGCAAGACATATTCTGCGTTGGGTTTCGAGGCTAAcgatgttgttggtgttgattctggttccaagatagacaaaattatccaCGACTTCAAATTTATCACTGTCCACAGTGACGAGTGGTAATCCGTGCATTGATGATATACTAATCTTATAAATAGATTTGATATAAAACCACTATATATAAAGAGACTTGTGCTACCAAATTTTATAAGGAAAAACTGCAGTACAGCAaagatatattatttatacacgGATCGAAACCACAATTACTATGGTGATCAAAAAGTAAGGTGAGTGATTATAGTGGAGAAGTCTTGGCACCTTCATTACGATAATGAACAATTAAACTGCATTGAGTCTTCGCGAGTGTTTTTCCTTTAGATTTGATAAGCAGTGTAATCTATGCCAAAATTTTCGAAGATATCTGATATGGTTGGAGGGTGGAGtcttgtgtagaagttcacgcaagtgaggaaagttctctgatcgccattcactcgggagtggccagaaacgcttcttttacatatggctcaaacagttcacgacttctggtctttgaccaaatatcttctgggtagcctaggaacatccgtttgaaggcgagctaaagtgaaacatcccctacacagagttgagcgctgggtttgggatccgccacgtaaaaacagtaccaatgaaaaagacaaaaaagcctcggatgacgaccatggcaaacggaataaggactacgatttaagggcaggCACCTGGATTGTCCAGTCCCTTATTtgggaaagtgccgctgcccagcaggttgatgtcctcgttagggCTATTTAAAAAAGGCGGCACACAAATGATAAGGAGCATGCcttagcttctttgtaaaatatggtcggacgaaagcatgcccaacgagtggaatttaagtgtgctatgcccaatccataaaaaagcagaccccacaatctgcgccaactaccgtgggattagcctcctcaacatcgcatacaaggtcctatcgagcgtattgtgtgaaacaaactgattggactttctcagtgtggctttagacttggcaaatcaacaaccgaccagatatgcACCATGCGTCAATTTTCGATACaatcgtcgatttcaaagctgcttttgacagcatgatATTGTTATCATCggcttcaacacccgcgccgttagttctgcttcctCCAGagtggacaaggaagcaaagcaaatgggtcaggcattgaacgagggcaaagcgaaatatctcctgtcatgaaacaaacagtcgtcgcactcgcaacttggctctcacgtcactgttgacaatcataactttgaagttatatttaatttcgtctatttaggaaccagtataagCACCACCAACATGTCAGCCTGGGAATCCaaagcaggataactcttgccaacttcggaatgagtaggtaattgagaagtaaagtcctttctcgacgaataaaaaccaaactctaaaagtcactcataattcccgtcctgctatatggtgcagaggcttggacaatgactacaactgatgagtcgacgttacgagttttcgagagaaaagtgctgggaaagatttatggtccttttggccagctacgctggctaggtcatgttgtgcgaatggacgaaaacactccagctctgaaagtattcgacgcagtacccgccggggaaagtagaggaaggggaagacctccactccgttggaaggaccaggtggagaaggacctggcttcgcttggaatatccaattggcgccacagaaacgactggcgcgctgttgttacctcggctataatcgcttaagcggtgtctacgccaataaagaagaagaagtcctATTTCCACAGTTCCGATAGCTTCTTGGGTACGTATTGTACGTATTTGTGTTGTACGTacttgtatgtacgtatttatagGGTTTTCGATATTTGattctgggtgttataaactttgGTGCGAGctcaatataccctgttcagagcaTAAAGAATTGTTTCACTAACAAAGACTTGTACGTACCAGATACTGTTACTGTGAATCTGTAGTTATAATTTGAATTGCATACATGCGAGTTGTGGGAACCAACGTCACCCCAATTAATGCAAATGCAGtgaaaaactcgtttaaagtttcaagtgCGTAAGCTGACCGATCCCGACCGACCCGCACTACAACGGATTAGAAGGAAATCATTTTTGCACTATTCTCCAAATTGAATTAAATGACACTGTATATATTTAGGTTCAATCAACATTCCGTTATcatgaaaaatttaacttcgTACAACTTGTATATTTCACTGGcacttatttttaaaactgtttcTAAACATATAGCACACGCATTTTTTTCAGATAAGACGGCACAATTTTACCAAGACGAGAAGTAATATAATTAGATCAGTCCTTATAACGGGTTTTTAAATAGGAACCTGTCCAATAGGGGCAGCAAACGACGCCCTATTTTTCCCCGCTCATTTGACATTGCACTTCAAAAAGAAGAAGTGCCCGTTTTgccgagaatattgctgcctcTGGCGCATAAATTGAGGAAGagccaaatcagtctctcacacttCGTTCTCAATCGTTGGGCATCTCTGCAACGACTTTGTggtgaaatttgcaaaaactgATTGACGCAAAAACTGATGCCGCTTGACCCcaagaatcgtcgtatgttcgtgaattgggctgagcaacaacgtgaaaatgatccggatttccATCGCAAAATCATCTTCGGCGATGAAGCTCATTTCGGCTGAATGGCTCtgtcaataagaaaaatatgcttactgatcaggcagcaatccacacgtactccatgagtcaccattgcatcccgaaaaaattacggtttggtgcggtttaagAGCCGGCGGcctcattgggccgtacttcttccgtgataaccaagaccggcacgttactatgaatgggaatcgctaccgctcaatggtAATCGAACTAAGTTTGGTGAGCGTGTTAtcaatggcccagtcaattggcgcCTCAATCGTGCAATGTGACgctgttaacatttttaatgatCGATTCTACTGTACGCTGTTCGTGTTTACATCTTTTAGTAAGTAATTGGTACTTTACCCAACAAAATTTTCGTGATGAGACCACTATTTGAGTCTGAATTCATACTGACTAAGTGATAAGTAAATACCTTCCAACTGAGATATATTGAGAAAACAAGTATcggatatttattttattatgagataataaaatgtttttgttatgagttatcttaataagcttttgaactttttgactgaaaaaatcataaataccGAATAGcacaacttcaaatttaatattgaatttgCTGACAAGTGCTAGCGTAGACAACtaacgaaagaaaaattaatcctCTAATCGCATTATTTGGATCCGATCCGGTAACCAGTATTAGAAAAAGTGACTCCTCGAGCTTCAAGCGAGAAAGAAGttttatttgaagtttcttGTTTTATTGCATCTTGCCCATATTGCAGATTTAAAATATAGGGTACAAAGCAGGGATAAGAAGAACGAAAAGACTATAATATGGATTACGACCTCCTACTTTACattcaaatatacaatatattcaaaatattagaGTTCCAAAAAATAACTCTTGATTTAAGATCTTAAAACTGTCGATTGAAATTCATATTTATGGTATTTCTAAATGATCTCTTTGACTTCAGGAAAGCTCTAAAAGAGCAAAATATAAACTCTTTGAGAGTATCCAATATTTTGTGTGCTTCTCATGATATTTTGTCTAGTAAATTCAAGTAAAATATTGACTCCTATACTGGTAAACAATTCTTCAATACTTTCTGATTCCGGGCCAGTAGTTATTTAGCACCTCCGCGAcagatatgtaaacaaacagaCGAGGTAAGGTCATTAACATGCGGTGAGCTCTAGCTTACTCCAAAATATCACGTACAAACAGTTTCTTGGTCTGCTAAGCTAAGACGACAAGCAACAGCACATCGTGGCATAAACGTCATCAATAGCTTGCCACTGATCTTTCATTACCTTCGAAGGTACTCTGCCAGAGATTATGCAATAACTGAGTAAACTAAGTTTTTTCGTGGCTACATAATTGAAATGATCAATAACGACTATCAAACATGACTCTTCATAAACAAGAGTAAATAAGACTTGGGAAACTACCGAGGTGAGCACACGCGTATTTACTTTTCCCTTTTTGAGAGCGCAAATCTGTTGAACTTGAATTTGTTGATGTGAAGTGTAATGACTTTGCCACGTCGGCAAAtgtcaaaaacaaatttcgaaacTTAGTATTTACTAAGCTTAAAGCGTGTGAAACTATATAAGACATATGGGGTTACGAAAAGATTTTATATTAGCACAGGCAATCGCAAGATAAACTTGACTTGACAATACAATCTGAAAATCTTATACGACAACGATTTAAATTTTCAGAATACACTGCAAGTATGTGGTTCCAGCCAAGAGTGTTACTAGCTTGCTTGTTAGCTCTCACAACATCTACTGCTTATGCTGAAGAGGCGCAACTGACGCCGCCAGCCACGAGTTACGGTGTACCCGACTACAGACAAACGCGCTCTCTCGGCGTTGATGGTGACTATAGCAATGACCTAGTTGGCCTTTCGACAGATCTCAGTGGCTTAACGAGTGATTTCAGTGGACCCAGTACCAGTTATAGTCATGCAGCAAGTGGTCTGGATGACAGTCTCAGTGGACTTAGCGCCAACAATGCAGTATACAGCAACGCCGACGCTTACACGAATGCGCTCAATGGGTTTACCAATTACGGTGGCGACCTCAGCGCATTACAATCGGTGCAACAAATTCCAGTATATTCTCAATTGCAACAGGTTCAGCAAGTTCCAGTGATATCTAGTCTACAAAGCGTACAGCAAGTGCCTGTAATATCTAGCGTGCAGCAGCCGATCGTGGTGCAACAGCCGGTCGCAGTACAACAGCCGGCACTGGGTGTTGAAGGTCGTAGTTTGGGTGGTGCCGGCATTGCGGCACTAGGCGGTGGCTTGGCGGGTGCTGGTATCGGTGGTTTAGCAGGCGCTGGTGCTGGCTTTGGCGGTGGTTTCAAGCGCTACCGCACCAGCATACATATTCGCTCGCGAGGCTTTGGCGGTGGCCTAGGAGGTTTTGGTGGCGTTGGAGGTGTTGGTGGTCTCGGCGGTTTGGGTGGTTTCAAAGGCATCGGCGGCGGTTTCGGAGGTGGTCATTACAAAGCGCGCTATGCAGAGAGTTCAGGCGGTGGTTTCGCTGGTGCTGGTGGTGTCGCTGGCGGTTTCCTAGGCTAATATAGAGAAACCGATcactaattttaaattacttgtGACTAAGTACTTATTTTTTAAGAGAGTTTGTacataagcataaaaatatatttaacataaaactTTCTCGTTGGATGAATTCTTATTTCATGAAGGCTAGCGAGGCTGGGTTTTTACAGAATGGTTCTTACTGATAAAGCGCTACATCgtaatgtttttgttataaGAAGTGTGTTAAATTAGATAAATTGTGATAATTAGCTACGATCGATGAAAAAtgttctttttatatatttaaaaatatatatcccCATAGTGCCTGGATGGAAGATAGGGTCTCAACAAACAAATTACAATCACATTTATTTGTCGATAGAAATTAAATTCTTCCCACTAATGACCGATTTTCTACGTTCCTGCTTCGACTCACGCATCTATGTCGTGGCTGGTCTCCCGTTTCTTCGACCTCCTGGAGATGCTGTTCTGACAATGCCGTTTTGAGATTTTCGCAAAGTATTACAGATCCATTTCCATTTACGGCGTCGGAATCCACAAATGGTATACGCGCAGTTGCTTGGTTGCGGTCCAGAGGTTAGCATTGCTAATAATACtagaatatatatatgaaatatacgGATATTATTTGGAGGacattgtttaaaaaaagatttctgCAACACTTGCTATAATGTTCCCCGTCTCTCAGCATATAGGGCAACCGATTTCATGCTTGACTCGAATATTTTTATCTCCAAAAGTCTGGATATAAGTGTCGATCTCCAAACTAAGGATAAATTAACCCG
It includes:
- the LOC126754943 gene encoding keratin, type I cytoskeletal 10-like; translated protein: MWFQPRVLLACLLALTTSTAYAEEAQLTPPATSYGVPDYRQTRSLGVDGDYSNDLVGLSTDLSGLTSDFSGPSTSYSHAASGLDDSLSGLSANNAVYSNADAYTNALNGFTNYGGDLSALQSVQQIPVYSQLQQVQQVPVISSLQSVQQVPVISSVQQPIVVQQPVAVQQPALGVEGRSLGGAGIAALGGGLAGAGIGGLAGAGAGFGGGFKRYRTSIHIRSRGFGGGLGGFGGVGGVGGLGGLGGFKGIGGGFGGGHYKARYAESSGGGFAGAGGVAGGFLG